The following are encoded together in the Chaetodon auriga isolate fChaAug3 chromosome 4, fChaAug3.hap1, whole genome shotgun sequence genome:
- the spink4 gene encoding serine peptidase inhibitor, Kazal type 4, with protein sequence MTGRAVFLGLLLICVAADVEKNAGLVRKPICPDVEEIVACPLNLAPVCGSDGNTYANECTLCAQRQITRMNILIAKEESC encoded by the exons ATGACTGGAagagctgtttttcttggccttctgctcatctgtgtggctgcag ATGTTGAGAAGAATGCTGGACTCGTGAGAAAG CCAATCTGTCCTGATGTGGAGGAGATTGTAGCGTGCCCTCTGAACCTCGCTCCGGTGTGTGGCAGCGATGGAAACACCTACGCTAACGAGTGTACCCTGTGTGCCCAGAGACA AATAACCAGGATGAACATTTTGATCGCCAAAGAGGAGAGCTGCTGA